From the Palaemon carinicauda isolate YSFRI2023 chromosome 42, ASM3689809v2, whole genome shotgun sequence genome, one window contains:
- the LOC137632906 gene encoding glutamate receptor ionotropic, delta-2-like isoform X1 codes for MGRPLREVLEDPGVLEELKRNPEGFVYKQVVPPDVSWGVRSPNGTWSGMVRQVVQKEVDMALGPFQVIESRNQDIDFSIPFFFDTLSFMVARGSAEIDPWGFLMPFTASLWAAFFIGLLTIVLAHFLFDLTQGPTWKVLPRFGSLLFEYIQPPMGHALHRRATKSWHRPLLGSWVLVSLLLNVSYDGTLRSLMALRHIPHPIQTIGDAIKDTSRKLIIEHRTSFTDILGRVPSGDIRKLDDEGKKGRYIDLKMRDFMNYYPLVRDKGHIQIFDVSTSLLYFDEYFSLTGRCDFYIAKEKFIPTMYAMVNWKRSPLTPAIDARIRRLVEAGLYNYWVYNDSSNITACANPPMKVALMDPIGIGSIWGVSVIWAVGMTLATIVLIVEVMVSRLTGNKCEAEEK; via the exons ATGGGTCGACCACTAAGAGAAGTCTTAGAAGATCCTGGTGTCCTGGAAGAACTGAAAAGAAATCCTGAAGGATTCGT GTACAAGCAAGTGGTTCCTCCCGATGTTTCGTGGGGAGTTCGATCACCCAATGGTACCTGGTCCGGGATGGTCCGGCAAGTGGTGCAGAAG gaGGTCGACATGGCGCTAGGACCCTTCCAGGTCATCGAGAGCCGAAATCAGGACATTGATTTCAGCATTCCTTTCTTCTTCGACACCCTGTCTTTCATGGTGGCCCGGGGCAGCGCTGAAATAGATCCTTGGGGCTTCCTGATGCCCTTCACGGCCAGTTTATGGGCTGCTTTCTTCATAGGACTCCTGACGATTGTCCTGGCCCATTTCCTGTTTGACCTGACCCAAGGACCGACCTGGAAAGTGTTGCCGAGGTTCGGGAGCCTTCTTTTCGAGTATATTCAACCCCCTATGGGTCACG CTCTTCACAGGAGAGCGACGAAGAGCTGGCATCGCCCTTTGCTGGGTTCTTGGGTTCTCGTATCCCTCCTGCTGAATGTGAGTTACGACGGAACCCTAAGATCTCTGATGGCCCTTCGACATATCCCACATCCAATTCAGACGATCGGGGACGCCATCAAAGATACCTCTCGAAAGCTGATTATTGAACACCGCACTTCCTTTACTGACATCTTGGga AGGGTTCCTTCAGGAGACATCAGGAAACTGGACGACGAAGGGAAAAAGGGAAGGTATATCGACCTCAAGATGAGGGACTTCATGAACTATTACCCACTCGTCAGGGACAAAGGTCACATCCAGATATTTGACGTGTCTACTTCTCTTTTGTACTTCGATGAGTATTTTTCTCTTACAG GTCGATGTGATTTCTACATAGCCAAGGAGAAGTTTATCCCGACCATGTATGCCATGGTCAATTGGAAGAGAAGCCCACTCACTCCAGCCATTGATGCCAG AATTCGGCGGTTAGTAGAAGCCGGGTTGTACAATTACTGGGTGTATAACGACAGCAGTAACATAACGGCTTGTGCAAATCCGCCAATGAAAGTAGCGCTGATGGACCCAATTGGGATCGGCAGTATTTGG GGTGTTAGCGTAATCTGGGCCGTTGGTATGACCTTAGCAACTATTGTCTTGATCGTGGAGGTGATGGTTTCTCGGCTTACGGGGAACAAATGCGAGGCAGAAGAAAAATAG
- the LOC137632906 gene encoding glutamate receptor ionotropic, delta-2-like isoform X2, whose product MGRPLREVLEDPGVLEELKRNPEGFVFKEAPSIVITMVSWPTHTLLRVEDMNSPTVLAGIPTNFPIAGPMSYVLEILATSLNFTYKQVVPPDVSWGVRSPNGTWSGMVRQVVQKEVDMALGPFQVIESRNQDIDFSIPFFFDTLSFMVARGSAEIDPWGFLMPFTASLWAAFFIGLLTIVLAHFLFDLTQGPTWKVLPRFGSLLFEYIQPPMGHALHRRATKSWHRPLLGSWVLVSLLLNVSYDGTLRSLMALRHIPHPIQTIGDAIKDTSRKLIIEHRTSFTDILGRVPSGDIRKLDDEGKKGRYIDLKMRDFMNYYPLVRDKGHIQIFDVSTSLLYFDEYFSLTGRCDFYIAKEKFIPTMYAMVNWKRSPLTPAIDARIRRLVEAGLYNYWVYNDSSNITACANPPMKVALMDPIGIGSIWGVSVIWAVGMTLATIVLIVEVMVSRLTGNKCEAEEK is encoded by the exons ATGGGTCGACCACTAAGAGAAGTCTTAGAAGATCCTGGTGTCCTGGAAGAACTGAAAAGAAATCCTGAAGGATTCGT GTTCAAGGAAGCTCCTTCGATAGTCATAACAATGGTGTCATGGCCGACTCACACCCTCCTGAGGGTGGAGGACATGAACTCTCCAACGGTTTTGGCGGGAATCCCGACGAACTTCCCCATCGCTGGACCGATGTCATACGTCCTGGAGATTCTCGCCACTTCTTTGAATTTCAC GTACAAGCAAGTGGTTCCTCCCGATGTTTCGTGGGGAGTTCGATCACCCAATGGTACCTGGTCCGGGATGGTCCGGCAAGTGGTGCAGAAG gaGGTCGACATGGCGCTAGGACCCTTCCAGGTCATCGAGAGCCGAAATCAGGACATTGATTTCAGCATTCCTTTCTTCTTCGACACCCTGTCTTTCATGGTGGCCCGGGGCAGCGCTGAAATAGATCCTTGGGGCTTCCTGATGCCCTTCACGGCCAGTTTATGGGCTGCTTTCTTCATAGGACTCCTGACGATTGTCCTGGCCCATTTCCTGTTTGACCTGACCCAAGGACCGACCTGGAAAGTGTTGCCGAGGTTCGGGAGCCTTCTTTTCGAGTATATTCAACCCCCTATGGGTCACG CTCTTCACAGGAGAGCGACGAAGAGCTGGCATCGCCCTTTGCTGGGTTCTTGGGTTCTCGTATCCCTCCTGCTGAATGTGAGTTACGACGGAACCCTAAGATCTCTGATGGCCCTTCGACATATCCCACATCCAATTCAGACGATCGGGGACGCCATCAAAGATACCTCTCGAAAGCTGATTATTGAACACCGCACTTCCTTTACTGACATCTTGGga AGGGTTCCTTCAGGAGACATCAGGAAACTGGACGACGAAGGGAAAAAGGGAAGGTATATCGACCTCAAGATGAGGGACTTCATGAACTATTACCCACTCGTCAGGGACAAAGGTCACATCCAGATATTTGACGTGTCTACTTCTCTTTTGTACTTCGATGAGTATTTTTCTCTTACAG GTCGATGTGATTTCTACATAGCCAAGGAGAAGTTTATCCCGACCATGTATGCCATGGTCAATTGGAAGAGAAGCCCACTCACTCCAGCCATTGATGCCAG AATTCGGCGGTTAGTAGAAGCCGGGTTGTACAATTACTGGGTGTATAACGACAGCAGTAACATAACGGCTTGTGCAAATCCGCCAATGAAAGTAGCGCTGATGGACCCAATTGGGATCGGCAGTATTTGG GGTGTTAGCGTAATCTGGGCCGTTGGTATGACCTTAGCAACTATTGTCTTGATCGTGGAGGTGATGGTTTCTCGGCTTACGGGGAACAAATGCGAGGCAGAAGAAAAATAG